A region of Piscinibacter gummiphilus DNA encodes the following proteins:
- the hisB gene encoding imidazoleglycerol-phosphate dehydratase HisB: MTAERIADVTRNTAETKIRVRINLDGTGTAKLSTGIGFFDHMLDQIARHGLIDLDIDCKGDLHIDGHHTVEDVGITLGQAVAKAVGDKKGLRRYGHAYVPLDEALSRVVIDFSGRPGLHMRVPFKSGMVGAFDTQLAFEFFQGFANHALVTLHIDNLHGDNAHHQCETVFKAFARAIRMALEIDPRMGDVIPSTKGSL; the protein is encoded by the coding sequence ATGACAGCCGAACGCATTGCCGACGTCACCCGCAACACGGCGGAAACCAAGATCCGGGTCCGCATCAACCTCGACGGCACGGGCACGGCCAAGCTGTCCACGGGCATCGGCTTCTTCGACCACATGCTCGACCAGATCGCCCGCCACGGCCTGATCGACCTCGACATCGACTGCAAGGGCGACCTGCACATCGACGGCCACCACACGGTGGAAGACGTGGGCATCACGCTTGGCCAGGCCGTGGCCAAGGCCGTGGGCGACAAGAAGGGCCTGCGCCGCTACGGCCACGCCTACGTGCCGCTCGACGAGGCGCTGTCGCGCGTGGTCATCGACTTCTCGGGCCGACCGGGCCTGCACATGCGCGTGCCGTTCAAGTCCGGCATGGTGGGCGCGTTCGACACGCAGCTCGCCTTCGAGTTCTTCCAGGGCTTCGCGAACCATGCCCTCGTCACGCTGCACATCGACAACCTGCACGGCGACAACGCCCACCACCAGTGCGAGACGGTCTTCAAGGCCTTCGCACGGGCCATCCGCATGGCGCTCGAGATCGACCCGCGCATGGGCGACGTGATCCCGTCCACGAAGGGGTCGCTGTGA
- the hisH gene encoding imidazole glycerol phosphate synthase subunit HisH — protein sequence MSKTVAVVDYGMGNLRSVSQAVKHVAAGTGFDVIVTSNPDEVYAAERVVLPGQGAMPDCMRELRDSGVQEAVLHAAANKPLMGVCVGMQMLLSHSEEGDTGGLGLIPGDVVRFRLEGQVQPDGSRYKVPQMGWNRVRQARPHPVWAGVPDDAFFYFVHSFHAKPADAAHSVGETDYGVRFTCAVARDNIFATQFHPEKSAEHGLALYRNFLHWTP from the coding sequence GTGAGCAAGACCGTCGCCGTCGTCGACTACGGCATGGGCAACCTGCGGTCCGTGTCGCAGGCGGTCAAGCACGTCGCCGCGGGCACGGGGTTCGATGTGATCGTTACCTCCAACCCCGACGAGGTGTACGCGGCCGAGCGCGTCGTGCTGCCGGGGCAGGGCGCCATGCCCGACTGCATGCGCGAGCTGCGCGACTCGGGCGTGCAGGAGGCCGTGCTGCACGCGGCCGCGAACAAGCCGCTGATGGGCGTGTGCGTGGGCATGCAGATGCTGCTGTCGCACAGCGAAGAGGGCGACACCGGCGGCCTCGGCCTGATCCCCGGCGACGTGGTGCGCTTCCGCCTCGAAGGCCAGGTGCAGCCCGACGGCAGCCGCTACAAGGTGCCCCAGATGGGCTGGAACCGCGTGCGCCAGGCCCGGCCTCACCCGGTCTGGGCGGGCGTGCCCGACGACGCCTTCTTCTACTTCGTGCACAGCTTCCACGCGAAGCCCGCCGACGCCGCGCACAGCGTGGGCGAAACGGATTACGGCGTCCGCTTTACCTGCGCCGTCGCCCGAGATAACATTTTCGCGACCCAGTTCCATCCGGAGAAAAGCGCCGAACACGGCCTCGCCCTGTACCGCAACTTCCTCCACTGGACCCCGTGA
- the hisC gene encoding histidinol-phosphate transaminase, with translation MTADLDTRIQRCIRQDVQSMHGYAIQPSAGFVKLDAMENPFRLPEPLRTELGRRLGEVALNRYPAGRIDDLRNALKRHVNLPDGFELVLGNGSDEIITMLSMACDVPGAKVLAPLPAFVMYDVSARLQGLTFVGVPLTADFELDEAAMLAAIAEHQPALVYLAYPNNPTANLFDDTVMERIVAAAPGLVVIDEAYQPFASRDWFERMTRHPHVLVMRTLSKFGLAGVRIGYMVGRKALVDEVDKVRPPYNVSVLNAEAAIFALEHADEFARQAAVLRSERTRLLAALSKLPGCKPFPSEANMVLVRVPDAAALFAALKARNVLVKNVSGLHPLLASCLRLTVGTPEENTLMIEALEASLK, from the coding sequence ATGACCGCCGACCTCGACACCCGCATCCAGCGCTGCATCCGCCAGGACGTGCAGTCGATGCACGGCTACGCCATCCAGCCGAGCGCCGGCTTCGTCAAGCTCGACGCGATGGAGAACCCGTTCCGCCTGCCCGAGCCGCTGCGCACCGAACTCGGCCGCCGCCTGGGCGAGGTGGCGCTGAACCGCTACCCCGCGGGCCGCATCGACGACCTGCGCAACGCGCTCAAGCGCCACGTGAACCTGCCTGACGGCTTCGAGCTGGTGCTGGGCAACGGCTCCGACGAGATCATCACCATGCTCAGCATGGCCTGCGACGTGCCCGGCGCGAAGGTGCTGGCGCCGCTGCCGGCCTTCGTGATGTACGACGTGTCCGCGCGCCTGCAGGGTCTCACGTTCGTGGGCGTGCCGCTCACGGCCGACTTCGAGCTCGACGAGGCCGCGATGCTCGCCGCCATCGCCGAGCACCAGCCCGCGCTCGTCTACCTCGCGTACCCGAACAACCCCACGGCGAACCTGTTCGACGACACGGTGATGGAGCGCATCGTGGCGGCCGCGCCGGGCCTCGTGGTGATCGACGAGGCCTACCAGCCGTTCGCCTCGCGCGACTGGTTCGAGCGCATGACGCGCCACCCGCACGTGCTGGTGATGCGCACGCTCAGCAAGTTCGGCCTGGCCGGCGTGCGCATCGGCTACATGGTGGGCCGCAAGGCCCTCGTCGACGAGGTCGACAAGGTGCGCCCGCCGTACAACGTGAGCGTGCTGAACGCCGAGGCCGCGATCTTCGCCCTCGAACACGCCGACGAGTTCGCGCGCCAGGCCGCCGTGCTGCGCAGCGAGCGCACGCGCCTGCTGGCCGCGCTGTCGAAGCTGCCCGGCTGCAAGCCGTTCCCGAGCGAGGCCAACATGGTGCTGGTGCGCGTGCCCGACGCCGCGGCGCTGTTCGCCGCGCTCAAGGCACGCAACGTGCTCGTGAAGAACGTCTCCGGCCTGCACCCGCTGCTGGCCAGCTGCCTGCGCCTGACGGTGGGCACGCCGGAGGAGAACACCCTGATGATCGAAGCCCTGGAAGCGAGTTTGAAATGA
- the hisF gene encoding imidazole glycerol phosphate synthase subunit HisF: protein MLAKRIIPCLDVTGGRVVKGVNFVELRDAGDPVEIAARYNDQGADELTFLDITATSDGRDLILPIIEAVASQVFIPLTVGGGVRTVDDVRRLLNAGADKVSFNSAAVANPDVIRDASAKYGAQCIVVAIDAKGRADGSGWDVYTHGGRKNTGLDAVEWAKKMAAYGAGEILLTSMDRDGTKIGFNLPLTRAVSDAVDVPVIASGGVGTLEHLAEGIQQGHADAVLAASIFHYGEHTVGEAKALMASRGIPVRP from the coding sequence ATGCTTGCCAAACGCATCATTCCCTGCCTCGACGTGACCGGCGGTCGCGTCGTCAAAGGTGTCAACTTCGTCGAACTGCGTGACGCCGGCGACCCGGTCGAGATCGCCGCGCGCTACAACGACCAGGGCGCCGACGAACTCACCTTCCTCGACATCACCGCCACCAGCGACGGCCGGGACCTGATCCTCCCGATCATCGAGGCCGTGGCGTCGCAGGTCTTCATCCCGCTGACCGTGGGCGGGGGCGTGCGCACGGTGGACGACGTGCGCCGGCTGCTGAACGCCGGGGCCGACAAGGTGAGCTTCAACTCCGCGGCCGTGGCCAACCCCGACGTGATCCGCGACGCCTCGGCCAAGTACGGCGCCCAGTGCATCGTGGTGGCCATCGACGCCAAGGGCCGGGCCGATGGCTCGGGCTGGGACGTCTACACCCATGGCGGGCGCAAGAACACCGGTCTCGACGCCGTGGAATGGGCGAAGAAGATGGCCGCGTACGGCGCCGGCGAGATCCTGCTCACCAGCATGGACCGCGACGGCACGAAGATCGGCTTCAACCTGCCGCTGACGCGCGCCGTGAGCGACGCGGTGGACGTGCCGGTCATCGCCTCCGGCGGCGTGGGCACCCTCGAGCACCTGGCCGAAGGCATCCAGCAGGGCCATGCCGACGCGGTGCTGGCCGCCAGCATCTTCCACTACGGCGAACACACCGTGGGCGAGGCCAAGGCACTGATGGCGAGCCGGGGCATCCCGGTGCGTCCTTGA
- a CDS encoding YfhL family 4Fe-4S dicluster ferredoxin, producing MALLITDECINCDVCEPECPNQAISMGEAFYEINPAKCTECVGHFDEPQCVQVCPVSCIPIHPDHIESKETLWAKYRKLQGLTDAPAPDSAS from the coding sequence ATGGCGTTGCTGATCACCGACGAATGCATCAACTGTGATGTGTGCGAGCCCGAGTGCCCGAACCAGGCGATCTCGATGGGCGAGGCTTTTTACGAGATCAACCCGGCCAAGTGCACCGAGTGCGTGGGGCACTTCGACGAGCCCCAGTGCGTGCAGGTGTGCCCGGTGAGCTGCATCCCGATCCACCCGGACCACATCGAGTCCAAGGAAACGCTGTGGGCGAAGTACCGGAAGCTTCAGGGGCTGACCGACGCGCCTGCGCCCGACAGCGCCTCCTGA
- the coaD gene encoding pantetheine-phosphate adenylyltransferase, producing MTSVTRLTAVYPGTFDPMTLGHEDLMRRAGRLFERLILAVAAGHHKRTMFTLAERLEIAQELAVKHPNVEVIAFDGLLSDFVTSHGGKVVVRGLRAVSDFEYEFQMAGMNRHLMPNVETVFLTPSDQYQFVSGTFVREIANLGGDVSKFVSPSVLSRLHQKVKADKKAG from the coding sequence TTGACTTCCGTGACCCGCCTCACCGCCGTCTACCCCGGCACCTTCGACCCGATGACGCTGGGCCACGAGGACCTGATGCGCCGGGCCGGCCGCCTGTTCGAGCGCCTGATCCTCGCCGTGGCCGCCGGCCACCACAAGCGCACGATGTTCACGCTGGCCGAGCGGCTCGAGATCGCCCAGGAACTGGCCGTGAAACACCCGAACGTCGAGGTGATCGCCTTCGACGGGCTGCTGAGCGACTTCGTGACCAGCCATGGCGGCAAGGTGGTGGTGCGCGGCCTGCGCGCCGTCAGCGACTTCGAATACGAGTTCCAGATGGCCGGCATGAACCGCCACCTGATGCCCAACGTGGAAACCGTGTTCCTGACCCCGAGCGACCAGTACCAGTTCGTGTCGGGCACGTTCGTGCGCGAAATTGCCAACCTCGGCGGTGATGTCTCCAAATTCGTGTCACCCTCCGTCCTGAGCCGCTTGCACCAGAAGGTGAAAGCGGACAAGAAGGCCGGCTGA
- the pth gene encoding aminoacyl-tRNA hydrolase, which translates to MIRLLVGLGNPGAEYEATNHNAGFWWIDAVARELKATLVPERSYFGLVARVNRQEGPLWLLEPQTYMNLSGKSVAALARFFKIAPNEVLVAHDELDLLPGQVKIKFGGGHAGHNGLRDIHAQLGTPDYWRLRLGIGHPGVKAEVVDYVLRKPKPEARDAIHECIHRTLPALDLLLEANMERANMKINAKPPRPKPPRPEGVGKPAAPAGETPST; encoded by the coding sequence ATGATTCGACTGTTGGTAGGCCTCGGCAACCCCGGGGCGGAATACGAGGCCACGAACCACAACGCGGGGTTCTGGTGGATCGACGCCGTGGCGCGCGAACTCAAGGCCACGCTCGTGCCCGAGCGCAGCTACTTCGGGCTCGTCGCCCGGGTGAACCGCCAGGAGGGCCCGCTGTGGCTGCTCGAGCCGCAGACCTACATGAACCTCTCCGGCAAGTCGGTGGCCGCCCTCGCCCGCTTCTTCAAGATCGCGCCCAACGAGGTGCTGGTGGCCCACGACGAACTCGACCTGCTCCCGGGCCAGGTCAAGATCAAGTTCGGCGGCGGCCACGCCGGCCACAACGGACTGCGCGACATCCACGCGCAACTCGGCACCCCCGACTACTGGCGGCTGCGCCTCGGCATCGGCCATCCCGGCGTGAAGGCCGAGGTGGTCGACTACGTGCTGCGCAAGCCCAAGCCGGAAGCGCGCGACGCCATCCACGAGTGCATCCACCGCACCCTGCCGGCACTCGACCTGCTGCTCGAAGCCAACATGGAGCGTGCGAACATGAAGATCAACGCGAAGCCGCCGCGCCCGAAGCCGCCCCGGCCCGAGGGGGTCGGCAAGCCCGCGGCCCCGGCCGGCGAAACGCCCTCCACCTGA
- the hisA gene encoding 1-(5-phosphoribosyl)-5-[(5-phosphoribosylamino)methylideneamino]imidazole-4-carboxamide isomerase produces MLLIPAIDLKDGHCVRLKQGDMNASTTFGEDPAQMARRWVDAGARRLHLVDLNGAFAGKPVNEAAIKAILAEVGEEIPVQLGGGIRDLDTIERYLDDGLSYVIIGTAAVKNPGFLRDACSAFGGHIIVGLDAKDGKVATDGWSKLTGHEVIDLAKKFEDYGVEGVIYTDIGRDGMLSGINVDATVKLAQALSIPVIASGGLSNIADIEKLCAVESDGVEGVICGRAIYSGDLDFEAAQRRADELNGV; encoded by the coding sequence ATGCTGCTGATCCCCGCGATTGACCTGAAAGACGGCCACTGTGTGCGCCTCAAGCAAGGCGACATGAATGCTTCCACCACCTTCGGGGAAGATCCGGCGCAGATGGCCCGACGATGGGTCGACGCCGGCGCACGCCGCCTGCACCTCGTGGACCTGAACGGCGCCTTCGCGGGCAAGCCGGTCAACGAGGCCGCCATCAAGGCCATCCTGGCCGAAGTGGGCGAGGAGATCCCGGTGCAGCTGGGCGGCGGCATCCGCGACCTCGACACCATCGAGCGCTACCTCGACGACGGCCTGAGCTACGTCATCATCGGCACGGCCGCGGTGAAGAACCCCGGCTTCCTGCGCGACGCCTGCAGCGCCTTCGGCGGCCACATCATCGTGGGCCTCGACGCGAAGGACGGCAAGGTCGCCACCGACGGCTGGAGCAAGCTCACGGGCCACGAGGTCATCGACCTGGCGAAGAAGTTCGAGGACTACGGCGTCGAAGGCGTGATCTACACCGACATCGGCCGCGACGGCATGCTGTCGGGCATCAACGTCGACGCCACCGTGAAGCTGGCGCAGGCGCTGAGCATCCCGGTGATCGCGTCGGGTGGCCTGTCGAACATCGCCGACATCGAGAAGCTGTGCGCCGTCGAGAGCGACGGCGTGGAAGGCGTGATCTGCGGACGCGCCATCTACAGCGGCGACCTCGACTTCGAGGCGGCCCAGCGCCGTGCCGACGAACTCAACGGCGTCTGA
- the rsmD gene encoding 16S rRNA (guanine(966)-N(2))-methyltransferase RsmD produces the protein MSAAGPRGTPPREVRIIGGQWKRSKLPVANLPGLRPTPDRVRETLFNWLGNDLDGWRCLDAFAGSGALGFEAASRGASEVTLLEREGRLVKGLQDVHARLKAGDSVRVTGADAITWMGRQPAGSFELVFVDPPFDAGLFGKAVAAASRVVVPGGLIYLEADREFSPEDFSGEPLTRHRHGRAGTVHYHLFQRAEPGYTAPESTAAAPKEPA, from the coding sequence TTGAGCGCGGCGGGACCGCGGGGCACGCCGCCCCGCGAGGTGCGCATCATCGGCGGCCAGTGGAAGCGCAGCAAGCTGCCGGTGGCGAACCTGCCCGGCCTGCGGCCCACGCCCGACCGCGTGCGCGAGACCCTTTTCAACTGGCTGGGCAACGACCTCGATGGCTGGCGCTGCCTCGACGCGTTCGCCGGCAGCGGGGCCCTCGGCTTCGAGGCCGCGTCGCGGGGGGCGTCCGAGGTGACGCTGCTGGAGCGCGAAGGCCGCCTGGTGAAGGGCCTGCAGGACGTGCACGCCCGCCTGAAGGCTGGTGATTCCGTGCGGGTGACCGGCGCCGACGCCATCACCTGGATGGGCCGCCAACCGGCCGGCAGCTTCGAGCTGGTGTTCGTGGACCCGCCGTTCGACGCCGGCCTGTTCGGCAAGGCCGTGGCCGCCGCGTCGCGGGTGGTGGTGCCCGGCGGGCTGATCTACCTCGAGGCCGACCGGGAGTTCTCGCCGGAAGACTTCAGCGGCGAGCCGCTCACCCGGCACCGCCACGGGCGTGCCGGCACGGTGCACTACCATTTGTTTCAACGTGCCGAGCCCGGCTACACTGCGCCCGAATCGACCGCAGCCGCCCCGAAGGAGCCCGCTTGA